The Afipia massiliensis genome has a segment encoding these proteins:
- a CDS encoding nitrate reductase, with protein MTNADPSLAPTKTTCPYCGVGCGVIATPDGKGGATIAGDPEHPANFGRLCSKGSALGETLGLGERLLNPMIRCSNGKLEQVAWTDALDHVANRLQHIIAKHGPGSVGFYLSGQLLTEDYYVANKLMKGFIGTANVDTNSRLCMSSSVAGHRRAFGSDTVPGCYEDLDQADLLVLVGSNAAWCHPILFQRMIANKQKRGARIVVIDPRQTETSGDADLFLGLKPGTDTALFSGLLTYLADNGALDHAYIDEHTSGFAEGLAKARSIAGSVTATALATGLSESDVAAFFLMFAKTQRVVTLYSQGVNQSAQGTDKVNAIINCHLATGRIGKPGASPFSLTGQPNAMGGREVGGLANQLAAHMGFTPPDIDRVRRFWNAPHIATHEGLKAVQMFQAIGRGEIKALWVMGTNPAVSLPNANAVRAAMRKLDLLVISENVQSNDSINSGAHVLLPAHAWGEKSGTVTNSERRISRQRAFLPPPGQAKSDWWIMSEVAKRLGYGAAFAYNSAADIFREHAALSAFENHGSRDFDIGALASIEDDGFDEMPPLMWPMPEGAVEPQPRFFAEGAYYTSDRKAHFIAPDVPMLRGATSEARPLRLNTGRIRDQWHTMTRTGLSPRLGQHLPEPYVEIHPIDAAQAEIVDGGFARLATDLGQCILKVVVSERQQRGMLFAPIHWSEENSASGRVGALVAPFTDPFSGQPENKATPVAIEAVAFAQRGFVLSRKPMALPKGVLWSRVAVTGGYGYLLASNPGTANWKTCLSSLEEAGHVAEYEDTAHGVYRAAQFSGDALEACLFIGPADDAPNWEAVKAAFGAETISDEQRRLLLSGKSADGVANDGPVVCACFGVGRNAICGAIAEGSRTAAEIGAKLKAGTNCGSCIPELKRLIAQTDVQQPMEASAAS; from the coding sequence ATGACGAACGCTGATCCATCCCTCGCTCCCACAAAAACCACCTGTCCCTATTGCGGCGTCGGCTGCGGCGTCATCGCCACGCCTGACGGCAAGGGCGGCGCGACAATCGCCGGCGATCCGGAGCACCCGGCGAATTTCGGACGTCTCTGTTCCAAGGGTTCGGCGCTCGGCGAGACGCTGGGCCTGGGCGAACGGCTGCTGAATCCAATGATCCGCTGCTCGAACGGCAAGCTCGAGCAGGTCGCCTGGACCGATGCGCTGGATCATGTCGCCAACCGGCTGCAGCACATTATCGCCAAGCATGGTCCGGGTTCGGTCGGCTTCTATCTGTCCGGCCAGTTGCTGACGGAGGACTACTACGTCGCCAACAAGCTGATGAAGGGATTCATCGGCACGGCGAATGTCGATACCAATTCGCGGCTGTGCATGTCCTCGTCGGTCGCGGGTCACCGCCGCGCGTTCGGCTCCGATACGGTGCCGGGTTGTTACGAGGATCTCGATCAAGCCGATCTCTTGGTGCTGGTTGGATCGAATGCGGCCTGGTGCCATCCGATCCTGTTCCAGCGCATGATCGCCAACAAGCAGAAGCGCGGAGCGCGCATCGTGGTGATCGATCCGCGGCAGACCGAGACATCTGGCGACGCCGATCTGTTTCTCGGCCTCAAGCCCGGCACCGACACGGCGCTGTTCAGCGGGCTGCTAACGTATCTCGCGGATAACGGCGCGCTCGATCACGCCTATATCGATGAGCATACAAGCGGTTTCGCGGAAGGCTTGGCCAAGGCGCGCAGCATTGCAGGCAGCGTGACCGCAACCGCCCTGGCGACGGGCCTATCAGAGTCCGACGTCGCGGCGTTCTTCCTGATGTTCGCGAAAACGCAACGCGTGGTGACGCTCTATTCACAAGGCGTCAATCAGTCGGCGCAGGGCACCGACAAGGTCAACGCAATCATCAATTGCCATCTCGCGACCGGACGCATCGGCAAGCCGGGGGCGTCGCCGTTCTCTCTGACCGGCCAGCCGAACGCAATGGGCGGGCGCGAGGTCGGCGGTCTCGCCAATCAGCTCGCGGCGCATATGGGCTTCACGCCGCCGGACATCGACCGCGTGCGCCGGTTCTGGAACGCACCGCACATCGCCACCCATGAAGGGCTCAAGGCGGTGCAGATGTTCCAGGCCATCGGCCGCGGGGAGATCAAGGCGCTGTGGGTGATGGGCACAAATCCGGCAGTGTCGCTGCCGAATGCAAACGCAGTCCGCGCGGCAATGCGCAAGCTCGATCTGCTGGTGATCTCCGAGAATGTGCAATCCAACGACAGCATCAATTCCGGCGCGCATGTCCTTTTGCCCGCGCACGCATGGGGCGAGAAGTCCGGCACGGTGACAAATTCCGAGCGGCGTATCTCGCGTCAGCGAGCGTTCCTGCCGCCGCCGGGACAGGCCAAATCCGACTGGTGGATCATGAGCGAGGTGGCGAAGCGCCTCGGTTACGGCGCGGCGTTCGCCTACAACTCCGCCGCCGATATTTTCCGCGAACATGCCGCGCTGTCCGCTTTTGAAAATCACGGCAGCCGTGATTTCGATATCGGAGCGCTGGCATCGATCGAAGATGACGGCTTCGATGAGATGCCGCCTCTCATGTGGCCGATGCCCGAGGGCGCGGTTGAACCGCAGCCGCGTTTCTTCGCAGAAGGCGCGTACTATACATCCGATCGCAAGGCACACTTCATCGCGCCCGACGTCCCGATGCTGCGCGGCGCGACCTCCGAGGCTCGGCCGCTGCGCCTGAACACAGGGCGCATCCGCGATCAGTGGCACACCATGACGCGCACGGGTCTCAGCCCGCGCCTCGGTCAGCATCTGCCGGAGCCCTACGTCGAGATTCACCCCATAGATGCCGCGCAAGCGGAGATCGTCGATGGCGGCTTTGCGAGACTCGCCACAGACCTCGGCCAGTGCATCCTGAAGGTTGTGGTGAGCGAGCGGCAACAGCGCGGTATGCTGTTCGCGCCGATCCACTGGAGCGAGGAAAATTCCGCATCGGGGCGGGTCGGTGCATTGGTCGCGCCGTTCACCGATCCGTTTTCCGGGCAGCCGGAGAACAAGGCGACGCCCGTCGCCATCGAGGCCGTCGCGTTCGCACAGCGCGGGTTCGTGCTGTCACGCAAGCCGATGGCGCTTCCGAAAGGCGTGTTGTGGTCGCGTGTCGCTGTCACCGGCGGGTATGGCTATCTGCTTGCCAGCAATCCCGGTACAGCGAACTGGAAAACCTGTCTGTCATCGCTGGAAGAAGCGGGGCACGTCGCCGAATATGAAGATACGGCACACGGCGTCTATCGCGCAGCGCAGTTTTCCGGTGACGCACTGGAGGCCTGCCTCTTCATTGGCCCGGCCGATGACGCGCCCAACTGGGAGGCTGTGAAGGCGGCGTTTGGGGCGGAGACCATCAGTGACGAGCAGCGGCGGCTGCTGCTGTCAGGCAAGTCCGCGGATGGTGTCGCGAACGATGGCCCCGTGGTGTGCGCGTGTTTCGGCGTCGGACGCAATGCGATCTGCGGGGCCATTGCGGAAGGCTCACGCACCGCCGCCGAGATCGGCGCGAAGCTGAAGGCCGGCACCAATTGCGGTTCATGCATCCCGGAACTAAAGCGTCTGATCGCTCAGACGGACGTTCAGCAGCCGATGGAAGCTAGCGCGGCTAGCTAG
- a CDS encoding LamB/YcsF family protein, producing MTIDLNSDLGEGFGAWDMGNDDAMLGLASSVNVACGFHAGDSDIMLKTAKLAKERGVSIGAHPGYRDLHGFGRRPVPGLKSSEIETMVAYQIGALQAVAALAGHKVTHVKAHGALSNVGCVDDMTARAIAAAIKAVDPNLYFVVLPNTTLVRAGEAAGLNLIYEVFADRAYEDDAQLVARSKPGSVLHDADQIAQRVVRMVQDNAITAASGKVIPVKIDTVCIHGDTPGAVDIARKVHAELERSGISVAPFSKR from the coding sequence ATGACCATCGATCTCAACAGCGATCTCGGCGAAGGTTTCGGCGCATGGGACATGGGCAATGACGACGCTATGCTGGGCCTCGCCAGCAGCGTCAACGTCGCCTGCGGTTTTCATGCGGGCGATTCCGACATCATGCTCAAGACCGCCAAGCTCGCGAAGGAGCGCGGCGTCAGCATCGGCGCGCATCCCGGTTACCGCGACCTGCACGGCTTCGGACGGCGGCCGGTGCCCGGACTGAAATCGTCCGAGATCGAAACCATGGTCGCCTACCAGATCGGCGCGTTGCAGGCGGTCGCCGCGCTGGCCGGTCACAAGGTCACCCACGTCAAGGCGCACGGCGCGCTCTCGAATGTCGGATGTGTCGACGACATGACGGCACGCGCCATCGCCGCTGCCATCAAGGCCGTCGACCCGAACCTGTACTTCGTGGTGCTGCCGAATACCACGCTGGTCCGCGCCGGCGAAGCCGCAGGACTGAACCTGATCTATGAGGTGTTCGCCGACCGCGCCTATGAGGACGACGCGCAACTGGTGGCGCGCAGCAAGCCCGGATCGGTGCTTCATGACGCCGATCAGATCGCGCAGCGTGTGGTGCGCATGGTGCAGGACAACGCCATCACCGCCGCATCAGGAAAAGTCATCCCTGTGAAGATCGATACCGTCTGCATCCACGGCGACACGCCCGGCGCGGTCGACATCGCGCGCAAGGTGCATGCGGAGCTGGAGCGCAGCGGCATCAGCGTCGCGCCGTTCAGTAAACGATAG
- a CDS encoding ABC transporter ATP-binding protein: MAYLKIDHVDKVFTRGSTQSEVLKDINLIVEKGDYVSIIGHSGCGKSTLLNIVAGLTNATQGGVLLEDREVNSPGPDRAVVFQNHSLLPWLTVYDNVRLGVDKVFSKTKSRAERDEWVMHNLNLVQMTHAKDKRPSEISGGMKQRVGIARALAMEPKVLLLDEPFGALDALTRAHLQDSVMALHQKLNNTVMMITHDVDEAVLLSNRIVMMTNGPSARIGEVLEVPLPHPRKRLELAANPIYLKCRQRVLEFLYERHRFVEAA; the protein is encoded by the coding sequence ATGGCTTATCTCAAGATTGACCACGTCGATAAGGTCTTCACCCGCGGCTCGACGCAGAGCGAGGTCCTCAAGGACATCAACCTGATCGTGGAGAAGGGCGACTACGTTTCGATCATCGGCCACTCCGGCTGCGGCAAGTCCACGCTGCTCAACATCGTCGCCGGGCTGACGAATGCCACGCAGGGCGGCGTGCTGCTCGAGGACCGCGAGGTGAATTCGCCGGGGCCGGATCGCGCCGTGGTGTTCCAGAACCACAGCCTGCTGCCGTGGCTGACGGTCTATGACAACGTCCGTCTCGGCGTCGACAAGGTGTTCAGCAAGACCAAGAGCCGCGCCGAGCGCGACGAGTGGGTGATGCACAACCTCAACCTCGTGCAGATGACTCACGCGAAGGACAAGCGCCCTTCGGAAATCTCGGGCGGCATGAAGCAGCGCGTCGGCATCGCCCGCGCGCTGGCGATGGAGCCGAAAGTACTGCTGCTCGATGAGCCGTTCGGCGCGCTCGATGCGCTGACCCGCGCCCATCTCCAGGACTCGGTGATGGCGCTGCACCAGAAGCTCAACAACACTGTGATGATGATCACGCACGACGTTGACGAAGCCGTGCTGCTCTCGAACCGCATCGTGATGATGACCAACGGTCCGAGCGCACGGATCGGCGAGGTGCTCGAAGTGCCGCTGCCGCATCCGCGCAAGCGGCTCGAACTTGCCGCCAACCCGATCTACCTCAAGTGCCGTCAGCGCGTGCTTGAGTTCCTTTATGAGCGTCATCGGTTCGTCGAGGCGGCTTAG
- a CDS encoding biotin-dependent carboxyltransferase family protein, translating into MSKLVVVTTGPATSVQDAGRFGARRYGLTTSGAMDRVSLAMANCLAGNAPFAAAIEVGPFGASFTACNGAVRVALSGAARVADIAGSPLLLNETALIAEGETLKLGAARNGMFNYLAIEGGIAGEPVFGSLSVNARADLGSPFPRPLQVGDTLDVGTAQVAPCERALDTFDMPQTPIRVVMGPQDDEFGAACDVFLNSDWRISATSDRMGYRLEGPKVVHPGGHNIVSDGAVHGSIQVPGNGQPIVLMADHGTTGGYPKIATVISADLGRFAQMQSGAMIRFKAISVAEAQAEARNLAEFMHALPGRIHAAGGSSLNLVELQKANVAGVAVNAIDTGEP; encoded by the coding sequence ATGAGCAAGCTCGTCGTCGTCACAACAGGGCCGGCTACGTCCGTTCAAGACGCCGGGCGCTTCGGCGCGCGACGCTACGGCCTCACCACCAGCGGCGCGATGGATCGAGTCTCGCTGGCAATGGCGAATTGCCTTGCGGGAAATGCGCCGTTCGCCGCCGCCATCGAGGTCGGCCCGTTCGGCGCGTCGTTCACGGCATGCAACGGCGCTGTCCGTGTGGCGCTGTCCGGCGCGGCGCGTGTTGCGGACATCGCGGGATCGCCGTTACTGTTGAATGAAACCGCGCTGATTGCGGAAGGCGAAACGCTCAAGCTCGGCGCTGCGCGCAACGGCATGTTCAACTACCTTGCGATCGAGGGCGGCATCGCCGGTGAACCCGTGTTCGGAAGCCTGTCGGTCAACGCGCGTGCCGATCTCGGCAGCCCCTTCCCGCGGCCGCTGCAGGTTGGCGATACACTCGATGTCGGGACCGCGCAGGTTGCTCCCTGTGAGCGCGCGCTGGACACGTTCGATATGCCGCAAACACCAATTCGCGTTGTGATGGGGCCGCAGGACGACGAGTTCGGCGCGGCATGCGATGTGTTCCTCAACAGCGACTGGCGCATCTCCGCCACCAGCGACCGCATGGGCTATCGGCTCGAGGGCCCGAAGGTCGTTCATCCCGGCGGGCACAACATCGTCTCCGACGGCGCGGTTCATGGCAGTATCCAGGTGCCCGGCAACGGCCAGCCCATCGTGCTGATGGCGGATCATGGCACGACCGGCGGCTATCCAAAGATCGCGACAGTCATCAGCGCCGACCTCGGACGGTTCGCGCAGATGCAATCGGGCGCGATGATCCGCTTCAAGGCGATCAGTGTCGCGGAAGCGCAAGCCGAGGCGCGCAACCTGGCTGAGTTCATGCACGCTCTGCCCGGCCGCATTCACGCGGCTGGCGGATCGAGCCTCAATCTTGTCGAATTACAGAAGGCGAATGTTGCAGGTGTCGCCGTGAATGCTATCGACACCGGCGAACCATAG
- a CDS encoding sulfite reductase subunit alpha has protein sequence MNQRTPPGQLEIIPDTAPFSQEQRSWLNGFFAGLVSLDNAVTPLSPEQGDAVMKGAAGDGDDGEAPWHDQTMPIADRMKLAEGRPIRRKMMAAMAQQDCGQCGYNCHDYSEVIASKAEARLNLCVPGGKETARMLKSLYEELEKAPAAASSSANAPAAAPVAAAPASEPGRSRDNPVMASFLSRRPVNKPGSEKETWHIEFDLAQAGLDYVVGDSFGVFAANDLGLVDQIIAMLGASHMVEVNGKPLREVLLNDVSLSPAPDTLFELISFVTGGALREKARALASGDDPDGDAANLDVLAALQKFSGVRPHPEAFVEALEPLQPRLYSISSSHNATPGKLSLTVDAVRYVIGKRKRLGLASTFLAERINPGEQLGVYVQKAHGFGLPQDPNTPIIMIGPGTGIAPFRAFLHDRQATKAPGRNWLFFGHQRSAYDFFYSDELNAMKTSGVLTRLSLAWSRDGSEKFYVQDRMREVGRELWNWLADGAHVYVCGDAKRMAKDVERALVDIAAQFGARSTDEAIAFVADLKKKGRYQQDVY, from the coding sequence ATGAACCAGAGAACTCCTCCCGGACAGCTTGAGATCATCCCGGACACCGCGCCGTTTTCGCAGGAGCAGCGCTCTTGGCTGAACGGCTTCTTCGCCGGCCTCGTGTCGCTCGACAACGCGGTGACACCGCTGTCGCCAGAGCAGGGCGACGCTGTGATGAAAGGCGCAGCCGGCGACGGCGATGATGGCGAAGCGCCCTGGCACGATCAGACCATGCCGATCGCCGACCGGATGAAGCTGGCGGAAGGCCGCCCCATCCGCCGCAAGATGATGGCGGCGATGGCGCAGCAGGATTGCGGCCAGTGCGGCTACAACTGCCACGACTACTCCGAGGTGATCGCCAGCAAGGCCGAGGCGCGGTTGAATCTTTGTGTTCCGGGCGGCAAGGAAACCGCGCGGATGCTCAAGTCACTCTACGAGGAGCTTGAGAAAGCGCCTGCCGCGGCATCGTCCTCCGCAAATGCACCTGCCGCTGCACCTGTCGCTGCTGCACCGGCATCGGAGCCGGGACGTTCGCGCGACAACCCTGTGATGGCCTCGTTCCTGTCGCGCCGCCCGGTTAACAAGCCCGGCTCCGAAAAGGAAACCTGGCATATCGAGTTCGATCTCGCGCAGGCCGGTCTCGATTATGTCGTCGGCGATTCATTCGGTGTGTTCGCCGCCAACGATCTCGGCCTCGTGGATCAGATCATCGCGATGCTCGGCGCGTCGCACATGGTTGAGGTCAATGGCAAGCCGTTGCGTGAGGTGCTGCTCAACGACGTCTCGCTGTCTCCGGCACCGGACACGCTGTTTGAGTTGATCTCGTTCGTGACCGGCGGGGCGCTGCGCGAGAAGGCGCGGGCGCTCGCATCCGGCGACGATCCGGATGGTGACGCCGCCAATCTCGACGTACTGGCGGCGTTGCAGAAATTTTCCGGCGTGCGCCCACATCCGGAGGCCTTCGTTGAGGCATTGGAGCCGTTGCAACCGCGTCTCTACTCGATCTCGTCGTCGCATAACGCCACGCCGGGCAAGCTGTCGCTGACGGTCGATGCGGTGCGCTATGTCATCGGCAAGCGTAAGCGGCTGGGCCTTGCCTCGACGTTCCTCGCGGAGCGGATCAATCCCGGCGAACAGCTCGGCGTCTATGTGCAGAAGGCCCACGGCTTCGGCCTGCCGCAGGATCCGAACACGCCGATCATCATGATCGGCCCCGGTACCGGAATCGCACCGTTCCGTGCATTCCTGCACGACCGTCAGGCCACCAAGGCGCCGGGCCGCAACTGGTTGTTCTTCGGTCATCAGCGCAGCGCGTACGATTTCTTCTATTCGGACGAACTGAACGCGATGAAAACCTCGGGCGTGCTGACACGACTGTCGCTGGCATGGTCGCGCGACGGCTCGGAGAAGTTCTACGTGCAGGACCGCATGCGTGAGGTCGGCCGTGAACTTTGGAACTGGCTGGCGGATGGCGCTCACGTCTACGTCTGCGGCGATGCCAAGCGGATGGCGAAGGACGTCGAGCGCGCGCTGGTGGATATCGCAGCCCAGTTCGGTGCGCGATCGACAGACGAGGCGATCGCCTTTGTGGCGGATCTGAAGAAAAAGGGCCGCTACCAGCAGGACGTCTATTGA
- the ntrB gene encoding nitrate ABC transporter permease: protein MPLAKTTSTVSAAAAAPAATAAVVSLPKSSRNFVTDTLSPNLRALAARVIPPFIMLVLIFGIWQILCMKPGATLPSPSRIWADAKDLIVDPFFVNGPQDIGLGWRVMTSLQRVAVGFGLASVVGVLVGAIIGQSIWAMRGLDPIFQVMRTVPPLAWLPISLAAFRDSNPSAIFVIFITSIWPIIINTAVGIRNIPQDYRNVAAVVRLNQLEFFWKIMIPSAAPYIFTGLRIGIGLSWLAIVAAEMLTGGVGIGFFIWDAWNSSRLSDIFVALAYIGVVGFVLDRIVAFVANIATRGAQAS, encoded by the coding sequence ATGCCGCTCGCCAAAACCACCAGCACAGTTTCAGCCGCCGCAGCGGCACCGGCGGCGACCGCCGCCGTGGTTTCGCTGCCGAAATCATCCCGCAACTTTGTGACGGATACGCTGTCTCCCAATTTGCGGGCGCTGGCGGCGCGCGTCATTCCGCCGTTCATCATGCTCGTGCTGATCTTCGGCATCTGGCAGATCCTCTGCATGAAGCCGGGCGCGACGCTGCCGTCGCCGTCGCGGATCTGGGCCGACGCCAAGGATCTGATCGTAGATCCGTTTTTCGTCAATGGACCGCAGGACATCGGTCTCGGCTGGCGCGTCATGACCTCGTTGCAGCGCGTCGCCGTCGGCTTCGGCCTTGCGAGCGTCGTAGGCGTGCTTGTCGGCGCGATCATCGGCCAGTCGATCTGGGCGATGCGCGGTCTCGATCCGATCTTTCAGGTGATGCGCACCGTGCCGCCGCTGGCCTGGCTGCCGATTTCGCTGGCGGCGTTCCGCGACAGCAATCCCTCGGCGATCTTCGTGATCTTCATCACCTCGATCTGGCCGATCATCATCAACACCGCCGTCGGCATCCGCAACATTCCGCAGGATTACCGCAACGTCGCCGCCGTGGTCCGGCTGAACCAACTCGAGTTCTTCTGGAAGATCATGATCCCGTCGGCCGCGCCGTACATCTTCACAGGTCTTCGCATCGGCATCGGCCTGTCGTGGCTCGCCATCGTCGCCGCTGAAATGCTCACGGGCGGCGTCGGCATCGGCTTCTTCATCTGGGACGCGTGGAATTCATCGCGGCTGTCCGACATCTTCGTGGCGCTCGCCTACATCGGCGTCGTCGGATTTGTACTCGACCGCATCGTGGCCTTCGTTGCGAACATCGCAACGCGCGGCGCGCAGGCAAGCTAG
- a CDS encoding NAD(P)/FAD-dependent oxidoreductase → MSEPLVIIGNGMAAARFVDEMAKRALGRYAIAVIGDEPRLAYNRVLLSSVLAGETTSQDIELRSASWWRDRGVTLTYGCAANSIDLNARTVHLANGAAVPFSKVVIATGSTAIRLNVPGADLPGVHTFRDSRDVDLLLKLAREKKRVVVVGGGLLGLEAAYGLAKAGSRVTLLHLMDRLMERQLDAPAAALLKRLVESKGIEVLLGANTKQIIGEDTTQGIELSDGRTIAADAVVFAAGIRPNVTLAKEAGVPVNRGIVVDDQLRTGHADVFALGECAEHRGTCYGLVEPAYEQARVLADHLAGRSAQYTGSVVSTNLKVSGVSVFSAGDFLGETDTDTLVFNDERRGTYKKLVVADGRLTGAVLVGDTQDALWYLELIRTTASIEAIRGDMMFGRALAQPKAA, encoded by the coding sequence ATGAGCGAACCTCTTGTCATCATCGGTAACGGAATGGCCGCCGCTCGCTTCGTCGATGAGATGGCGAAGCGCGCGCTCGGCCGCTACGCCATCGCCGTGATCGGCGACGAACCGAGGCTCGCCTACAATCGGGTGCTGTTGTCGTCGGTGCTGGCGGGCGAGACCACGTCGCAGGACATCGAGTTGCGGTCGGCATCCTGGTGGCGCGACCGCGGCGTGACGCTGACCTATGGCTGCGCCGCCAATTCGATCGACCTGAACGCGCGCACGGTTCACCTCGCGAACGGCGCGGCGGTTCCGTTCTCGAAAGTGGTCATCGCGACCGGCTCGACGGCGATCCGGCTGAATGTGCCCGGCGCGGACCTGCCGGGCGTCCATACGTTCCGGGACAGCCGCGACGTCGATCTTCTGCTCAAGCTTGCGCGTGAGAAGAAGCGTGTCGTGGTGGTCGGCGGCGGATTGCTCGGCCTTGAAGCGGCCTATGGCCTCGCCAAGGCCGGCTCCAGGGTGACGCTGCTGCATCTGATGGACCGCCTGATGGAGCGGCAGCTCGATGCGCCGGCGGCGGCGCTGCTGAAGCGGCTGGTCGAGAGCAAGGGCATCGAAGTTCTGCTTGGCGCCAACACCAAGCAGATCATCGGCGAGGATACGACGCAGGGCATCGAGCTTTCGGATGGGCGGACGATTGCTGCCGACGCCGTGGTCTTCGCCGCGGGTATCCGGCCGAACGTCACACTGGCGAAAGAGGCCGGCGTGCCGGTCAATCGCGGCATCGTCGTCGATGACCAGTTACGGACCGGCCATGCCGACGTGTTCGCGCTCGGCGAATGCGCCGAACATCGCGGAACGTGTTACGGGCTTGTCGAGCCCGCCTATGAGCAGGCCCGCGTGCTGGCCGATCACCTTGCGGGGCGTTCGGCGCAGTACACCGGCAGCGTTGTTTCCACCAACCTCAAAGTCTCGGGCGTCAGCGTGTTTTCGGCTGGCGATTTTCTCGGTGAAACCGACACCGACACGCTTGTGTTCAATGACGAACGGCGTGGCACCTACAAGAAACTTGTGGTGGCCGACGGCCGCCTCACGGGAGCGGTCCTGGTCGGCGATACGCAGGACGCGCTCTGGTACCTCGAACTGATCAGGACAACGGCGTCCATCGAAGCGATCCGCGGCGACATGATGTTTGGCCGCGCGCTCGCACAACCGAAGGCCGCATGA
- a CDS encoding NirA family protein: MSSDFSPDQKRYLEGFVSGLSASRVARTNAPAKSEPVGPDAIHLKAQDRTVAAGGKLNDQEKFKRDEHPFDAYPRLVKQAENNEAPKPQDNFRWRYYGIFYVAPTQASYMCRLRIPNGILKHWQFAGVADIAENFGGPYAHVTTRANLQLREIEPKNAINVIEGLQDLGLCSRGSGADNIRNVTGTSTAGIDPQEILDTRRYARDWHFHILNDRSLYGLPRKFNVAFDGAGRIATLEETNDIALQAVEVREGFGVDPGIYFRLALGGITGHKDFARDTGVILKPQEATDVADKIVRVFIENGDRTNRNKARLKYVLDSWGFDKFLAAVEEKLGRKLARVPAEAIAPRPAYDRFAHIGVHPQKQAGLNWIGVALKLGRLSPEQIRGLAKLAADFGDGDIRLTVWQNLLISGVADANVATVTAAIEALGLAATTSALRAGLIACTGATGCRFAAAHTKENAEEIAAWCDERVPLETPVNIHLTGCHHSCAQHYIGDIGLIGARVPINDEGDTVDGYHLLVGGGFGTDATMGRELFQNVKAEDAPRTVERVLKAYVAHRVSEDETFIAFAKRTEIDALKRMTEMESV, encoded by the coding sequence ATGTCCAGCGATTTTTCTCCTGACCAGAAGCGTTATCTCGAAGGATTCGTATCGGGCCTCTCTGCCTCACGTGTCGCGCGCACCAACGCTCCGGCAAAGTCCGAACCGGTCGGGCCTGACGCCATCCACCTCAAGGCGCAGGACCGCACCGTCGCCGCGGGCGGCAAACTCAACGATCAGGAAAAATTCAAGCGCGACGAACATCCGTTCGATGCCTATCCGCGACTGGTCAAGCAGGCGGAAAACAACGAAGCGCCGAAGCCGCAGGACAATTTCCGCTGGCGCTATTACGGGATTTTCTACGTCGCGCCGACGCAGGCGTCCTACATGTGCCGTCTTCGCATTCCGAACGGCATCCTGAAGCACTGGCAGTTCGCGGGCGTCGCGGACATTGCGGAGAATTTCGGCGGGCCCTATGCCCATGTGACAACGCGCGCCAATCTCCAGCTTCGCGAAATCGAGCCAAAGAACGCCATCAACGTCATCGAAGGCCTTCAGGACCTCGGACTGTGCTCGCGCGGTTCCGGCGCGGACAATATCCGCAACGTCACCGGCACATCGACCGCGGGCATCGATCCGCAGGAAATTCTCGATACAAGGCGGTATGCCCGCGACTGGCATTTTCACATTCTCAACGACCGCTCGCTGTATGGCTTGCCTCGCAAGTTCAACGTGGCGTTCGACGGCGCAGGGCGCATCGCCACGCTCGAGGAGACCAACGACATTGCCCTTCAGGCGGTCGAAGTGCGCGAAGGCTTTGGGGTCGATCCAGGGATTTACTTCCGGCTGGCGCTGGGCGGCATCACCGGTCACAAGGATTTCGCCCGCGATACCGGCGTCATCCTCAAGCCGCAGGAAGCAACCGACGTTGCCGACAAGATCGTGCGCGTTTTCATCGAGAACGGCGACCGGACTAACCGCAACAAGGCGCGGCTGAAGTACGTGCTCGACTCGTGGGGCTTCGACAAGTTTCTCGCGGCCGTCGAGGAAAAGCTCGGCCGGAAGCTGGCCCGCGTGCCGGCGGAGGCCATTGCGCCGCGCCCGGCCTATGATCGCTTCGCGCATATCGGCGTGCATCCGCAAAAGCAGGCTGGCCTGAACTGGATCGGCGTTGCGCTGAAGCTCGGCCGCCTGTCGCCGGAGCAGATCCGCGGACTTGCCAAGCTCGCAGCCGATTTTGGCGACGGCGATATTCGCCTCACGGTCTGGCAGAACCTGCTGATTTCCGGCGTGGCTGACGCCAACGTCGCGACCGTTACCGCCGCCATCGAGGCGCTGGGTCTCGCAGCGACGACATCGGCGCTCCGCGCAGGACTGATCGCCTGCACGGGAGCGACCGGTTGCCGCTTCGCCGCCGCTCACACCAAGGAGAATGCGGAAGAGATCGCGGCCTGGTGCGACGAGCGCGTGCCGCTTGAGACGCCGGTGAACATCCATCTCACCGGATGTCATCATTCGTGCGCGCAGCACTACATCGGCGACATCGGCCTGATCGGCGCGCGTGTTCCGATCAACGACGAAGGTGACACCGTCGACGGCTATCACCTGCTGGTCGGCGGCGGCTTCGGCACCGACGCCACCATGGGACGCGAGCTGTTCCAGAACGTGAAGGCGGAAGATGCGCCGCGCACCGTCGAACGTGTTCTCAAGGCCTACGTCGCCCATCGCGTGTCGGAGGATGAAACGTTTATCGCCTTCGCCAAGCGGACCGAGATCGACGCCCTCAAGCGCATGACTGAAATGGAGTCTGTGTGA